In Primulina huaijiensis isolate GDHJ02 chromosome 6, ASM1229523v2, whole genome shotgun sequence, a single window of DNA contains:
- the LOC140979464 gene encoding zinc finger BED domain-containing protein DAYSLEEPER-like isoform X2 codes for MLIVKTKLYKLFEHYYNTNQTSSSQPRSSSVTISHTQSGGEIKNKGKRIYDEIMAYESQTIRSTGKSELDLYLEEPKLEFVYYQNLDVLEHWKNHKHRYPSLSLMACDILSIPITTVASESTFSIGAHVLTKYRSRILPEKVQALICTRNWLRGYVYDDDECANFKTTLSREGSNVVEIFDEEIVEGAIVEDED; via the exons ATGTTGATTGTGAAGACAAAGCTGTATAAGCTTTTTGAGCATTATTATAACACCAATCAGACAAGTTCTTCACAACCAAGATCATCTTCTGTTACAATTTCACATACTCAAAGTGGaggagaaattaaaaataaaggcaAAAGAATCTATGAT GAAATCATGGCATATGAGAGTCAAACCATTAGAAGTACAGGAAAATCTGAATTAGATCTTTATTTGGAGGAgccaaagctcgaatttgtatattatcaaaatttagatGTTTTGGAGCATTGGAAGAATCATAAGCATCGATACCCTTCACTTTCATTGATGGCATGCGATATTTTGTCTATCCCCATAACTACGGTTGCATCAGAGTCAACTTTTTCCATTGGTGCTCATGTGCTCACCAAGTATAGAAGTCGCATCCTTCCTGAAAAAGTGCAAGCTCTTATTTGCACGCGTAACTGGTTGCGTGGTTATGTTTATG ACGATGATGAATgtgcaaatttcaaaacaacTTTATCCCGAGAAGGATCTAAtgttgttgaaatttttgatgaagAAATAGTGGAGGGAGCTATTGTAGAAGATGAAGATTGA
- the LOC140979464 gene encoding uncharacterized protein isoform X1, which yields MDSTINQSINIDEYEEIGNNKHGQEEATSKKPKEYSDVWNYFTKKEIGQDGIQRAECKACKKEYKCGGKQYRTSTLRRHLQNCKMEIMAYESQTIRSTGKSELDLYLEEPKLEFVYYQNLDVLEHWKNHKHRYPSLSLMACDILSIPITTVASESTFSIGAHVLTKYRSRILPEKVQALICTRNWLRGYVYDDDECANFKTTLSREGSNVVEIFDEEIVEGAIVEDED from the exons ATGGATTCTACCATTAACCAAAGTATTAACATAGATGAATATGAGGAAATTGGAAACAACAAGCATGGTCAGGAGGAAGCTACATCAAAAAAGCCTAAAGAATATTCTGATGTTTGgaattattttacgaaaaaAGAGATTGGTCAAGATGGTATACAAAGAGCCGAATGTAAGGCATGCAAGAAAGAGTATAAATGTGGGGGAAAACAATACCGGACTTCTACATTAAGGCGTCATCTTCAAAATTGCAAAATg GAAATCATGGCATATGAGAGTCAAACCATTAGAAGTACAGGAAAATCTGAATTAGATCTTTATTTGGAGGAgccaaagctcgaatttgtatattatcaaaatttagatGTTTTGGAGCATTGGAAGAATCATAAGCATCGATACCCTTCACTTTCATTGATGGCATGCGATATTTTGTCTATCCCCATAACTACGGTTGCATCAGAGTCAACTTTTTCCATTGGTGCTCATGTGCTCACCAAGTATAGAAGTCGCATCCTTCCTGAAAAAGTGCAAGCTCTTATTTGCACGCGTAACTGGTTGCGTGGTTATGTTTATG ACGATGATGAATgtgcaaatttcaaaacaacTTTATCCCGAGAAGGATCTAAtgttgttgaaatttttgatgaagAAATAGTGGAGGGAGCTATTGTAGAAGATGAAGATTGA
- the LOC140979434 gene encoding neutral ceramidase 2-like isoform X1: MATFASVICLPILLCLLVGDLKGVKPTSSYLIGLGSYDMTGPAADVNMMGYANIDQTASGVHFRLRARAFIVAQPQGKRVAFVNLDAGMASQLVTIKVLERLKTRYGDLYTEKNVAISGIHTHAGPAGYLQYVVYLVTSLGFVRQSFDAIVDGIEQTIIQAHNNLRPGSLFVNKGELLDASVNRSPSAYINNPAAERSKYVYDVDKDMTLLKFVDDEWGMVGSFNWFATHGTSMSRTNGLISGDNKGAAARFTEDWFDQNSKGSLSSDNAEANEVPRRVSNMIPAVEDSYHDLQELAASHVGSGRSTTKFMSNARRVRGARSQGDRPRFVSAFCQTNCGDVSPNVLGAFCIDTGLPCDFNHSTCGGKNELCYGRGPGYPDEFESTRIIGERQFRKAVELLNLDSEQLNGMIDYRHTYVNFSNLEVAIPKQGGGTTIVKTCPAALGFGFAAGTTDGPGAFNFKQGDNQGNPFWRLVRNLLKTPSKEQVDCHEPKPVLLDTGEMKEPYDWAPSILPIQILRIGQLIILSVPGEFTTMAGRRLRDAVKSILLSGVSNEFGGNVHVVIAGLTNTYSQYVATFEEYEIQRYEGASTLFGPHTLSGYIQEFGKLAEALVQGTSVEPGPPPPDMLQKQISLLPPVVFDTTPIGVKFGDVSSDIPQNSTFKKGDKVTAVFWSACPRNDLMTEGTFALIEILKGNNTWESAYDDDDFCLRFIWSRPAKLSPQSHATLEWRIPETAASGVYRITHFGAAKGVLGSIEHFTGSSRAFAVA, encoded by the exons ATGGCGACATTCGCCTCGGTGATTTGCTTGCCTATTTTGTTGTGCCTCTTGGTAGGGGATCTTAAAGGGGTGAAACCAACTTCTAGTTATTTGATTGGGCTTGGAAGTTATGACATGACCGGACCAGCAGCTGACGTCAACATGATGGGATATGCTAATATAGACCAAACTGCTTCTGGTGTCCACTTTAGGTTGCGGGCTCGTGCCTTCATCGTGGCGCAGCCGCAGGGGAAAAGAGTTGCTTTTGTAAATCTTGATGCCGGGATGGCATCCCAACTTGTGACAATAAAAGTTCTTGAGAGATTGAAGACCAG GTACGGAGATCTCTATACTGAAAAGAATGTTGCTATTAGTGGCATTCACACCCATGCTGGTCCAGCAGGTTATCTTCAATATGTTGTGTATCTTGTAACTTCTCTTGGTTTTGTGCGGCAATCGTTTGATGCCATTGTTGATGGTATCGAGCAGACTATCATTCAAGCTCACAACAATCTTCGACCTGGGTCATTATTTGTGAACAAAG GGGAGCTTTTAGATGCTTCCGTTAATCGCAGTCCAAGTGCTTATATCAACAATCCAGCAGCAGAACGCAGTAAATATGTGTACGATGTTGATAAAGATATGACCCTCTTAAAGTTTGTTGATGATGAATGGGGCATGGTCGGGAGCTTCAATTGGTTTGCAACTCATGGAACTTCTATGAGTCGTACAAATGGTTTGATAAGTGGTGACAACAAAGGAGCTGCGGCACGTTTTACGGAAGACTGGTTTGATCAGAATAGCAAGGGAAGTTTGTCTTCTGACAACGCAGAGGCAAATGAGGTTCCTCGAAGAGTCTCAAACATGATACCAGCAGTGGAAGATAGCT ACCATGATTTACAAGAACTTGCTGCTTCTCATGTGGGTTCGGGTAGATCAACCACCAAGTTTATGAGCAATGCGAGACGTGTAAGAGGTGCTCGCAGTCAGGGTGATAGGCCTAGATTTGTATCTGCATTTTGCCAAACCAACTGTGGTGATGTTAGTCCAAATGTTCTTGGAGCCTTTTGCATAGATACAGGCTTACCTTGTGATTTTAATCATAGCACCTGTGGTGGAAAGAATGAGTTATGCTATGGACGAGGACCAGG CTATCCAGATGAATTTGAATCCACCCGCATTATTGGAGAAAGACAATTCAGAAAAGCAGTAGAACTTTTGAATTTGGATTCAGAACAATTGAATGGGATGATTGACTATCGCCACACTTACGTAAATTTTTCCAATCTTGAGGTGGCAATTCCTAAACAAGGAGGAGGCACCACTATTGTAAAAACCTGCCCTGCAGCATTGGGGTTCGGATTTGCTGCTGGTACAACGGATGGACCCGGCGCTTTTAACTTTAAACAAGGGGACAACCAG GGGAATCCATTCTGGAGATTGGTTCGCAACTTACTTAAAACACCATCAAAGGAACAAGTTGACTGTCATGAACCAAAGCCTGTTCTGCTTGATACTGGTGAAATGAAGGAACCTTATGATTGGGCG CCTTCAATACTTCCAATCCAGATTCTGAGAATAGGGCAGCTGATCATATTAAGTGTACCTGGAG AATTCACCACAATGGCGGGAAGACGGCTCCGAGATGCGGTGAAATCAATCCTGCTAAGCGGAGTTAGCAACGAGTTTGGTGGCAATGTCCATGTAGTGATAGCTGGGTTGACAAATACATATTCACAATATGTGGCAACCTTTGAGGAGTATGAGATACAGCGATACGAG GGTGCATCGACGCTGTTCGGCCCACACACCCTGAGCGGCTACATTCAGGAATTCGGTAAGCTTGCAGAAGCCCTTGTTCAAGGGACATCAGTCGAACCAGGTCCACCACCCCCAGATATGCTACAAAAACAGATAAGCTTGCTACCACCTGTCGTATTCGATACAACTCCTATCGGTGTAAAATTCGGTGATGTCAGCTCAGACATACCACAGAACTCCACTTTCAAGAAAGGCGACAAAGTGACAGCAGTTTTCTGGTCGGCGTGTCCAAGAAACGACCTTATGACAGAAGGTACATTTGCTCTTATAGAGATTCTGAAAGGGAACAATACATGGGAATCAGCTTATGACGATGATGATTTCTGCCTCCGGTTTATATGGTCTCGACCAGCTAAACTTAGCCCTCAAAGTCATGCAACCTTAGAATGGAGAATACCAGAAACAGCTGCTTCCGGCGTATATAGAATCACACATTTTGGTGCTGCAAAGGGAGTTCTAGGATCAATTGAACATTTTACAGGCTCATCTCGTGCTTTTGCCGTAGCATGA
- the LOC140979434 gene encoding neutral ceramidase 1-like isoform X2 — protein sequence MLLLVAFTPMLVQQTIIQAHNNLRPGSLFVNKGELLDASVNRSPSAYINNPAAERSKYVYDVDKDMTLLKFVDDEWGMVGSFNWFATHGTSMSRTNGLISGDNKGAAARFTEDWFDQNSKGSLSSDNAEANEVPRRVSNMIPAVEDSYHDLQELAASHVGSGRSTTKFMSNARRVRGARSQGDRPRFVSAFCQTNCGDVSPNVLGAFCIDTGLPCDFNHSTCGGKNELCYGRGPGYPDEFESTRIIGERQFRKAVELLNLDSEQLNGMIDYRHTYVNFSNLEVAIPKQGGGTTIVKTCPAALGFGFAAGTTDGPGAFNFKQGDNQGNPFWRLVRNLLKTPSKEQVDCHEPKPVLLDTGEMKEPYDWAPSILPIQILRIGQLIILSVPGEFTTMAGRRLRDAVKSILLSGVSNEFGGNVHVVIAGLTNTYSQYVATFEEYEIQRYEGASTLFGPHTLSGYIQEFGKLAEALVQGTSVEPGPPPPDMLQKQISLLPPVVFDTTPIGVKFGDVSSDIPQNSTFKKGDKVTAVFWSACPRNDLMTEGTFALIEILKGNNTWESAYDDDDFCLRFIWSRPAKLSPQSHATLEWRIPETAASGVYRITHFGAAKGVLGSIEHFTGSSRAFAVA from the exons ATGTTGCTATTAGTGGCATTCACACCCATGCTGGTCCAGCAG ACTATCATTCAAGCTCACAACAATCTTCGACCTGGGTCATTATTTGTGAACAAAG GGGAGCTTTTAGATGCTTCCGTTAATCGCAGTCCAAGTGCTTATATCAACAATCCAGCAGCAGAACGCAGTAAATATGTGTACGATGTTGATAAAGATATGACCCTCTTAAAGTTTGTTGATGATGAATGGGGCATGGTCGGGAGCTTCAATTGGTTTGCAACTCATGGAACTTCTATGAGTCGTACAAATGGTTTGATAAGTGGTGACAACAAAGGAGCTGCGGCACGTTTTACGGAAGACTGGTTTGATCAGAATAGCAAGGGAAGTTTGTCTTCTGACAACGCAGAGGCAAATGAGGTTCCTCGAAGAGTCTCAAACATGATACCAGCAGTGGAAGATAGCT ACCATGATTTACAAGAACTTGCTGCTTCTCATGTGGGTTCGGGTAGATCAACCACCAAGTTTATGAGCAATGCGAGACGTGTAAGAGGTGCTCGCAGTCAGGGTGATAGGCCTAGATTTGTATCTGCATTTTGCCAAACCAACTGTGGTGATGTTAGTCCAAATGTTCTTGGAGCCTTTTGCATAGATACAGGCTTACCTTGTGATTTTAATCATAGCACCTGTGGTGGAAAGAATGAGTTATGCTATGGACGAGGACCAGG CTATCCAGATGAATTTGAATCCACCCGCATTATTGGAGAAAGACAATTCAGAAAAGCAGTAGAACTTTTGAATTTGGATTCAGAACAATTGAATGGGATGATTGACTATCGCCACACTTACGTAAATTTTTCCAATCTTGAGGTGGCAATTCCTAAACAAGGAGGAGGCACCACTATTGTAAAAACCTGCCCTGCAGCATTGGGGTTCGGATTTGCTGCTGGTACAACGGATGGACCCGGCGCTTTTAACTTTAAACAAGGGGACAACCAG GGGAATCCATTCTGGAGATTGGTTCGCAACTTACTTAAAACACCATCAAAGGAACAAGTTGACTGTCATGAACCAAAGCCTGTTCTGCTTGATACTGGTGAAATGAAGGAACCTTATGATTGGGCG CCTTCAATACTTCCAATCCAGATTCTGAGAATAGGGCAGCTGATCATATTAAGTGTACCTGGAG AATTCACCACAATGGCGGGAAGACGGCTCCGAGATGCGGTGAAATCAATCCTGCTAAGCGGAGTTAGCAACGAGTTTGGTGGCAATGTCCATGTAGTGATAGCTGGGTTGACAAATACATATTCACAATATGTGGCAACCTTTGAGGAGTATGAGATACAGCGATACGAG GGTGCATCGACGCTGTTCGGCCCACACACCCTGAGCGGCTACATTCAGGAATTCGGTAAGCTTGCAGAAGCCCTTGTTCAAGGGACATCAGTCGAACCAGGTCCACCACCCCCAGATATGCTACAAAAACAGATAAGCTTGCTACCACCTGTCGTATTCGATACAACTCCTATCGGTGTAAAATTCGGTGATGTCAGCTCAGACATACCACAGAACTCCACTTTCAAGAAAGGCGACAAAGTGACAGCAGTTTTCTGGTCGGCGTGTCCAAGAAACGACCTTATGACAGAAGGTACATTTGCTCTTATAGAGATTCTGAAAGGGAACAATACATGGGAATCAGCTTATGACGATGATGATTTCTGCCTCCGGTTTATATGGTCTCGACCAGCTAAACTTAGCCCTCAAAGTCATGCAACCTTAGAATGGAGAATACCAGAAACAGCTGCTTCCGGCGTATATAGAATCACACATTTTGGTGCTGCAAAGGGAGTTCTAGGATCAATTGAACATTTTACAGGCTCATCTCGTGCTTTTGCCGTAGCATGA
- the LOC140978615 gene encoding proliferating cell nuclear antigen-like, with protein MLELRLVQGSLLKKVMEAIKDLVTEANFDCSATGFSLQAMDSSHVALVALLLRSEGFEHYRCDRNLSMGMNLNNMGKMLKCAGNDDIITIKADDGSDTVTFMFESPTQDKISDFEMKLMDIDSEHLGIPEAEYHAIVRMPSSEFARICKDLSSIGDTVVISVTKEGVKFSTRGDIGTANVVCRQNTTVDKPEDATVIEMNEPVSLTFALRYFNSFTKATPLSSTVTISLSSELPVVVEYKIAEMGYIRFYLAPKIEEDEENNT; from the exons ATGTTGGAGCTCAGACTGGTTCAGGGGAGCTTGCTGAAGAAGGTGATGGAGGCGATTAAAGATCTGGTCACGGAAGCGAATTTCGACTGCTCCGCAACTGGGTTCTCTCTGCAAGCCATGGATTCGAGTCACGTGGCGCTGGTGGCGCTTCTGCTTAGATCCGAGGGCTTCGAGCACTACCGATGCGACCGCAACCTGTCCATGGGGATGAACCTCAATAACATGGGAAAGATGTTGAAGTGCGCCGGGAATGATGACATCATAACCATAAAAGCTGATGACGGTAGCGATACCGTCACCTTCATGTTTGAGAGTCCCA CACAAgataaaatttcagattttgagATGAAGCTTATGGACATTGACAGTGAGCATCTTGGAATCCCTGAAGCTGAGTACCATGCTATAGTTCGGATGCCATCTTCTGAGTTTGCGAGAATTTGTAAAGATCTTAGTAGCATTGGTGACACAG TTGTGATCTCTGTCACAAAGGAAGGTGTAAAATTCTCAACAAGAGGTGACATCGGAACTGCAAATGTTGTTTGCAGGCAGAACACGACTGTTGATAAG CCTGAAGATGCAACGGTTATTGAGATGAACGAGCCAGTTTCATTAACGTTTGCTCTTAGGTATTTCAATTCTTTTACCAAGGCAACTCCATTGTCCAGCACTGTCACAATAAGCTTATCTTCGGAGCTTCCTGTTGTTGTGGAGTACAAGATAGCAGAGATGGGCTATATACGGTTCTACTTGGCTCCCAAAATAGAGGAGGATGAAGAGAACAACACCTAG